A single genomic interval of Shewanella psychropiezotolerans harbors:
- a CDS encoding DUF6931 family protein, producing the protein MTLLKIPYQSAQDILDLYTPEVSFSQLANKKMLPLELIEIAFENELYAEAVMYLAHALPLRETIWWAYCCAHSRDDWNEAEANAIRAAKAWVHIPDEASRRFAEAMANKSGLESGAGWAAQAAFWSGGSITQPDDPIVPPPPYLYAQAAAGCISLTAILPDGSKAKKRYRQFIDIALHIAKGGNGQI; encoded by the coding sequence ATGACATTATTAAAAATCCCATATCAATCCGCTCAGGACATCTTAGATCTTTACACTCCAGAAGTGTCATTTAGCCAGCTAGCTAATAAAAAGATGTTGCCACTAGAGCTGATAGAGATTGCTTTTGAAAACGAACTTTATGCTGAAGCAGTGATGTATTTAGCTCATGCTTTACCCTTACGAGAAACCATCTGGTGGGCATATTGCTGCGCCCACAGTCGTGATGATTGGAATGAAGCTGAAGCCAACGCAATCAGAGCAGCAAAGGCTTGGGTACATATACCTGATGAGGCGAGTCGACGCTTTGCAGAGGCCATGGCGAACAAATCAGGATTAGAATCAGGCGCAGGATGGGCGGCCCAGGCCGCATTTTGGAGTGGAGGAAGTATTACACAACCCGATGATCCAATCGTGCCTCCGCCTCCCTATTTATACGCCCAGGCGGCGGCTGGTTGTATCAGTCTTACCGCTATTCTTCCCGATGGAAGCAAGGCTAAAAAGCGCTATCGTCAGTTTATCGATATTGCACTACATATCGCTAAAGGCGGCAACGGACAAATTTAG
- the tnpA gene encoding IS66 family insertion sequence element accessory protein TnpA, whose protein sequence is MASHKHKTLEQWLELIELHKQSKLTIVDFCSQHHLVVKTFSRKRSDLMKAKEAFHSTFVKLTPKAEALTTEPPQEVAVINLAVGAMSLTLPVNTDPRWLGQLLRECR, encoded by the coding sequence ATGGCCTCGCATAAACATAAGACACTAGAACAATGGCTTGAGCTCATAGAGCTTCATAAACAAAGCAAATTAACGATTGTTGATTTTTGTTCCCAGCATCACCTTGTCGTTAAAACCTTTAGCCGCAAGAGAAGCGATTTGATGAAGGCTAAGGAAGCATTCCATTCAACCTTTGTAAAACTCACGCCCAAAGCAGAGGCATTAACGACAGAGCCACCACAAGAAGTGGCGGTGATTAACCTGGCCGTAGGGGCAATGTCATTGACGCTTCCGGTCAATACTGACCCACGTTGGCTAGGCCAGCTACTCAGGGAGTGCCGCTAG
- the tnpB gene encoding IS66 family insertion sequence element accessory protein TnpB (TnpB, as the term is used for proteins encoded by IS66 family insertion elements, is considered an accessory protein, since TnpC, encoded by a neighboring gene, is a DDE family transposase.), giving the protein MSQFSDIETLYLHRDVVDFRKSINGLVVIVEQDMQLSPFSDALFVFTNKARDKLKILYWDRTGFALWYKRLDKERFKWPSKIESETLSLSHQQLQWLLQGFEVMGHQKLDYQSTVQ; this is encoded by the coding sequence ATGTCACAGTTCTCTGATATAGAGACCCTCTACTTGCATCGAGATGTGGTCGACTTTCGCAAGTCCATTAACGGCCTGGTCGTCATCGTCGAGCAAGATATGCAGCTATCACCGTTTTCAGATGCGTTATTTGTCTTTACCAACAAAGCCCGGGACAAGCTTAAAATCTTATACTGGGACCGAACAGGATTTGCACTGTGGTATAAGCGTCTCGACAAGGAACGCTTTAAATGGCCTTCGAAAATAGAGTCTGAAACTTTGTCGCTCTCACATCAGCAGTTGCAATGGCTACTGCAAGGTTTTGAGGTGATGGGACATCAAAAACTGGACTATCAGTCAACGGTACAGTAA
- a CDS encoding type VI secretion system tube protein Hcp, which translates to MSSNGMYMRVVGQKVKDATDVKIPGGGDGEFFEIMNWSMSMSRTVSMNTDTKNQDQGTIHFDPINISMLKSGASPLLYSMMLKFDKTYQLEIVETKPASKGDGVEISHKVTLDEARTIGRSISSIPDSVAHENFTFSYNKTEEDFYIEGDDSTGTSIGKVGYDRKVNKPTSLAL; encoded by the coding sequence ATGTCTAGTAATGGTATGTATATGCGTGTTGTGGGCCAAAAAGTTAAAGATGCAACAGATGTTAAAATTCCAGGTGGTGGTGATGGTGAGTTCTTTGAAATTATGAACTGGTCAATGTCTATGTCGCGCACAGTATCAATGAATACCGATACCAAGAACCAAGATCAGGGCACAATCCATTTCGATCCAATTAATATTAGTATGTTAAAAAGTGGTGCTTCGCCACTTCTTTATTCCATGATGCTTAAATTTGATAAAACCTATCAGTTAGAAATTGTTGAGACTAAACCAGCTTCTAAAGGTGATGGTGTTGAGATTTCTCACAAAGTTACTTTGGATGAAGCTCGTACAATAGGGCGTTCAATTTCTTCTATACCAGATTCAGTTGCACATGAAAACTTTACTTTTTCTTACAATAAGACAGAAGAAGACTTTTATATTGAAGGCGATGACAGTACAGGTACTTCTATTGGTAAAGTGGGTTATGACCGTAAGGTTAATAAACCTACTTCACTCGCTCTTTAA
- the tssB gene encoding type VI secretion system contractile sheath small subunit: protein MTLNSQHKRVSKNRVSITYDVETTEGLETKELPFIVGVIGDYSGHKPAADKVDLEEREFSTIDKDNFDTVMGQINPSLNYKVDNKLTDDDSQFDVNLNFSSMKDFRPEQLVGQIEPLTKLVETRNHLKTLLSKADRSRDLDRLLKEVFKDADAIQGLAQELGLNKEETE, encoded by the coding sequence ATGACATTGAACTCTCAGCATAAGCGTGTTAGTAAAAATCGGGTAAGTATCACCTATGACGTCGAAACCACGGAAGGTCTAGAAACGAAAGAACTGCCGTTTATTGTCGGTGTTATCGGGGATTACTCTGGTCATAAACCTGCTGCTGATAAAGTGGATCTTGAGGAACGTGAGTTTTCTACTATCGATAAAGATAACTTTGATACCGTGATGGGGCAAATTAACCCTAGTTTAAATTATAAGGTAGATAACAAGCTGACGGATGATGATAGTCAGTTTGACGTTAATCTTAATTTTAGTTCAATGAAAGACTTTCGACCCGAGCAGCTTGTTGGGCAAATTGAGCCACTGACTAAGTTGGTAGAAACGCGCAATCATCTGAAAACATTATTAAGTAAAGCCGACCGTTCACGAGATTTAGACCGCTTGTTAAAAGAAGTCTTTAAAGATGCAGATGCGATTCAAGGGCTAGCTCAAGAGCTTGGTTTGAATAAAGAGGAGACAGAGTAA
- the tssC gene encoding type VI secretion system contractile sheath large subunit, giving the protein MSTEQQATTQAEVEVETVAQQSILERAISATAQTPADTTKELLSIMTSQVMEGTVTWNKNLTLTIEQAVAEIDRKISEQLSAVMKNPSFQKLEGSWLGLHKMVKNSELGSDLKIKVVDYTQEELLEQFEDATAIDRSRFFNMVYQEEFGTAGGLPYGVLLGDYEFGYADEDVALLRYMAEVGSASHTPFIAAASSNMFDFDSFTTFTDGKPVASGFDSPAYASWNAFRASDDSRYVALTLPKTMARLPYGQESTKVSSFAFEELPVRENGQQIVSSEDDFVWSNAAYEFGLLLTNAYSKYGWCTAIRGAENGGKIENLPNFTYFTDAGDRVQQCPTQVNLTDEREKELSDLGFLPLLHYKNTNYAVSMGAQSTHKPKTYADDDSNANAAISARLPYTMASSRIAQYLKVMGRDQVGSNLGADAIESHLNNWLQQYVNANAVGNESKAKFPLIEAQVTVEEHAGRPGAFSAIAHLRPWLQMEELTSSIRMVANIPGS; this is encoded by the coding sequence ATGTCCACTGAACAACAAGCAACGACTCAAGCTGAAGTTGAGGTAGAAACAGTAGCACAGCAGAGTATTCTTGAGCGTGCTATTTCTGCGACTGCGCAAACGCCAGCTGATACCACCAAAGAACTACTGTCTATCATGACATCACAAGTGATGGAAGGGACTGTGACGTGGAATAAGAATCTCACGCTAACCATTGAGCAGGCGGTTGCAGAAATTGATCGTAAAATTTCTGAACAGTTATCTGCAGTGATGAAAAACCCAAGCTTTCAAAAATTAGAAGGCAGTTGGCTTGGTTTACATAAAATGGTTAAAAATAGTGAGCTTGGATCAGATTTAAAAATTAAAGTGGTTGATTATACCCAAGAAGAGTTACTAGAGCAGTTTGAAGATGCCACAGCCATCGATCGTAGTCGCTTCTTTAATATGGTTTATCAAGAAGAATTTGGTACAGCAGGTGGTTTGCCATATGGTGTGCTTTTAGGTGACTATGAATTTGGTTATGCTGATGAAGATGTAGCCTTGCTTCGTTACATGGCTGAGGTGGGATCTGCATCACATACACCATTTATCGCAGCTGCCAGTTCAAATATGTTTGATTTTGATTCGTTTACCACTTTTACAGATGGTAAACCCGTTGCGTCTGGCTTTGATTCACCTGCTTATGCGAGTTGGAATGCATTTAGAGCAAGTGATGACTCGCGCTACGTTGCATTAACTTTGCCAAAGACCATGGCACGCCTACCTTACGGACAAGAAAGCACTAAGGTGTCATCTTTTGCTTTTGAAGAGTTACCAGTACGAGAAAATGGGCAGCAAATAGTATCATCTGAAGATGATTTTGTTTGGAGCAATGCCGCTTATGAATTTGGCTTGTTGTTGACAAATGCCTATTCAAAATATGGTTGGTGTACTGCGATCAGAGGTGCTGAAAATGGCGGTAAAATAGAGAATTTACCTAATTTCACTTATTTTACTGATGCGGGTGATAGGGTTCAGCAATGCCCTACTCAGGTCAATCTGACTGATGAGCGTGAAAAAGAATTGAGTGACCTTGGCTTTTTACCCTTATTACATTACAAAAACACCAACTATGCGGTATCAATGGGTGCTCAGTCGACGCATAAACCCAAAACCTACGCCGATGATGATTCCAATGCCAATGCTGCTATTTCTGCACGCTTACCTTACACCATGGCAAGTAGCCGTATTGCTCAATATTTAAAAGTAATGGGTCGAGATCAAGTTGGCTCAAATTTGGGTGCTGATGCGATTGAATCCCATCTGAATAATTGGCTACAGCAGTATGTCAATGCTAACGCTGTAGGTAATGAGTCGAAGGCAAAGTTCCCACTTATTGAGGCACAAGTTACGGTTGAAGAGCATGCCGGTCGTCCAGGAGCATTTTCTGCTATCGCTCATTTACGTCCTTGGTTACAAATGGAAGAGCTGACGAGTTCAATTAGGATGGTGGCTAATATTCCTGGTAGTTAA
- a CDS encoding type VI secretion system contractile sheath domain-containing protein — protein sequence MMTKAKTTISRLWLTEIQLEEGDSPSMIDSVDQLKLVLTRLIAKLDSLISEQLSEVIQYPCFKQLEASWLEVSSLVSLPVSQRRVRIKILDATWQEVSEDLNTFFNLKCSALFKKLYSDEFDMAGGTPFGLLVLGHKITSSYEESQHFEDLYTLQLLSELCEMAFCPAILGIDEYFFGDNPKYILNDSLRVKRILQSDDFSSWQLLRDRITSRFIHLVLPEYLLRKPYVHYAAGFMFSESQLDAKSLWGNSVFLLASNIVREFDRVSWFSFLSSYDDSKNSGAIVSQSEEVITKVDIHSEEDGFWSEEGFIALSSIYLSGQKGFFSNCSVWKAPDDTAHLQGMLQTNLMGCRFGHYIKVQLRELVGLYDSAAACQHRLSEWLQYYTNSGQFADDSIMARYPLKSFEVHIKESPNDKTRYMCKFILQPQNQFGMMDAKLILETSVLGYKSD from the coding sequence ATGATGACTAAAGCTAAAACAACCATTTCTAGATTATGGCTTACCGAAATTCAATTGGAAGAGGGAGATTCTCCTTCTATGATAGATTCGGTGGATCAGCTTAAGCTGGTGTTAACTCGGCTGATTGCAAAGCTTGATTCGTTGATAAGTGAACAGTTATCAGAGGTTATACAATATCCTTGTTTTAAGCAGCTCGAAGCATCTTGGTTAGAAGTTTCATCGCTGGTTTCTTTACCTGTTTCTCAGCGTAGGGTCAGAATTAAAATACTTGATGCGACATGGCAAGAGGTGTCAGAAGATCTCAATACATTTTTTAATCTTAAATGTAGTGCTTTGTTCAAGAAGTTATATTCAGATGAGTTTGATATGGCAGGCGGAACCCCATTTGGTCTGCTGGTGTTAGGGCATAAGATAACTTCAAGTTATGAAGAATCACAGCACTTCGAAGATTTATACACCTTACAATTGCTTTCAGAGTTGTGTGAAATGGCGTTTTGTCCTGCCATATTAGGGATCGATGAGTATTTTTTTGGCGATAACCCAAAGTATATTTTAAATGATTCATTACGTGTGAAACGTATTTTACAAAGTGATGATTTTTCATCTTGGCAATTACTTCGCGACAGGATCACATCAAGATTTATTCATTTGGTATTGCCGGAATATTTGTTACGTAAACCTTACGTGCATTATGCAGCAGGGTTTATGTTTAGCGAGAGTCAATTGGATGCTAAAAGTTTATGGGGTAATAGTGTTTTTTTATTGGCAAGTAATATCGTTCGCGAGTTTGACCGTGTGAGTTGGTTTAGCTTTTTAAGCTCTTACGATGACTCAAAAAATTCTGGTGCAATCGTCAGTCAGTCTGAAGAGGTGATAACGAAAGTCGATATTCACAGTGAAGAAGATGGTTTTTGGTCTGAGGAAGGGTTTATAGCACTCAGTAGCATCTACCTTTCTGGCCAGAAAGGTTTTTTCAGTAACTGTTCAGTTTGGAAAGCCCCCGATGATACTGCTCATTTACAAGGCATGTTACAAACAAACTTGATGGGGTGTCGTTTCGGTCACTACATTAAGGTGCAGTTAAGGGAGCTTGTGGGCTTATATGACAGTGCCGCAGCGTGTCAGCATCGGCTAAGTGAATGGTTACAATATTATACAAATTCAGGACAATTCGCTGATGACTCAATCATGGCGCGTTATCCACTTAAGTCTTTTGAAGTTCACATTAAAGAATCGCCAAATGATAAAACACGTTACATGTGTAAATTTATTCTCCAGCCTCAGAACCAGTTCGGAATGATGGATGCTAAGTTGATTTTGGAAACCTCTGTATTGGGATATAAATCGGATTGA
- a CDS encoding GPW/gp25 family protein — translation MSLITKLGQCWSDNLDNIHDDIIDNLCGLISARAPIWLKSEQSDRLSGTIVNMGMTCVSRWQNQSNSDGIVTEMTALIQRYEPRLSQVEIEIQETLTNENRLRFRIFAVMHSAIAEEEVVLDSFLDFNINRLIVRRANLV, via the coding sequence ATGAGCTTAATTACGAAACTGGGTCAGTGTTGGAGTGATAATCTTGATAATATTCATGACGATATTATTGATAATTTATGTGGTCTTATATCTGCCAGAGCTCCTATATGGCTGAAGAGTGAACAAAGTGACCGTTTATCTGGCACGATTGTGAATATGGGCATGACTTGTGTGTCACGCTGGCAAAATCAATCAAACAGTGACGGTATCGTAACTGAAATGACGGCATTGATTCAGCGCTACGAGCCAAGATTAAGTCAGGTTGAAATTGAAATACAAGAAACATTAACCAATGAAAACCGTTTACGCTTTCGTATTTTTGCCGTAATGCACTCAGCTATTGCTGAAGAAGAGGTTGTACTGGACTCTTTTTTAGATTTTAACATTAATCGGCTTATTGTAAGGAGAGCGAACCTTGTCTGA
- the tssF gene encoding type VI secretion system baseplate subunit TssF codes for MSDDVLSYFEQELRFIREEAVQFSERYPGSARALGISKDGIDDVQIAHLVESVAFLNGRLQKRLDDTFPELAESLIRLLFPHYLRPTPSFSMLDFVITEDINAVHEIPIGTEFEITDDKVSAVFRTTEMVELLPLKIDQVSVSFAPFKGGKQSGVEHAKALIEISISTFDENMDLSSLSLERLKVQLKGDGSFLLRLYDLLFQGVLQISIEANGECIELGRDAMQPTGFKFAESVLPYQSNSFGGFKLLTEFFMFSERFYGFQLEFGSAFKQVVGNQFKVQIFVDDLGVDLARSLSEQHFSLFTVPIINLSQVVSEPIEVDFFKKQYPIVLDARGGDSLELFSVDQVLDVSGAEAIDIPHIYGEKFNDSQTGLRWQLQQSIHTRGVLDSYIRVADLSHNHIGSELLTWVVRATASNGIHAGSLGVTSTIECRESLTIPAEIRMLRRPTMPVRSKETNKSVWALLRHLHFNYHSVMGSDDPVSTLKTMFELYNFNQSSLNQLYIDALVGLKQEKVVAPIYVSGKACFAYGTKIIVTLDSASVSAGLCLFSHLLDHFFAFFAGFNSFTQVDIRLEGGEEVYRSFPRRSGCKSLL; via the coding sequence TTGTCTGATGATGTTCTCTCTTATTTTGAGCAGGAATTACGATTTATTCGTGAAGAGGCTGTGCAATTCTCTGAGCGTTATCCAGGGAGTGCCCGCGCACTTGGTATTAGCAAAGATGGTATTGATGATGTTCAGATAGCACACTTGGTTGAGAGTGTGGCTTTCTTAAATGGTCGTTTACAAAAGCGATTGGACGATACTTTTCCTGAGTTAGCTGAAAGTTTAATCCGCTTATTGTTCCCTCATTATCTTCGTCCCACGCCGAGCTTTAGTATGTTGGATTTTGTTATTACTGAAGATATAAATGCAGTGCATGAAATCCCTATCGGTACTGAGTTTGAAATAACTGATGATAAAGTTAGTGCCGTGTTTCGTACTACCGAAATGGTGGAACTATTACCACTGAAAATTGATCAGGTGAGCGTATCTTTTGCACCATTTAAAGGAGGGAAGCAATCAGGAGTTGAGCATGCTAAGGCGCTAATTGAAATTTCAATTTCCACATTTGATGAGAATATGGATCTCTCTTCTTTGTCACTTGAGCGATTGAAGGTGCAATTAAAAGGGGATGGTAGCTTTTTACTGCGTTTGTATGACCTGTTATTTCAAGGCGTTTTACAGATCAGTATTGAGGCTAATGGTGAGTGTATCGAATTAGGTAGAGACGCCATGCAGCCCACTGGTTTTAAGTTCGCTGAAAGTGTCTTACCGTATCAGTCAAATAGCTTTGGTGGATTTAAACTGCTGACAGAGTTCTTTATGTTCTCTGAGCGTTTCTATGGTTTTCAACTGGAATTTGGGTCAGCGTTCAAGCAGGTTGTTGGCAATCAGTTTAAAGTACAAATTTTTGTGGATGATCTGGGAGTGGATCTCGCTCGAAGTTTATCTGAGCAGCATTTTTCCTTATTTACGGTTCCAATCATCAATCTATCTCAAGTGGTATCTGAACCGATTGAGGTCGATTTTTTTAAGAAGCAATATCCCATTGTGCTTGATGCCAGAGGAGGGGACTCTCTGGAGTTGTTTTCTGTTGATCAGGTACTTGACGTCAGTGGTGCAGAAGCTATCGATATTCCACATATTTATGGTGAAAAATTCAATGATTCTCAAACGGGACTTCGTTGGCAGTTGCAGCAGTCGATACATACTCGAGGCGTACTTGATAGTTATATTCGAGTGGCTGATTTATCACATAACCATATAGGTAGCGAACTTCTGACTTGGGTTGTGAGGGCTACAGCCTCTAATGGTATCCATGCTGGCTCTTTAGGGGTAACCAGTACCATTGAATGTAGAGAGTCATTGACGATTCCAGCTGAAATACGGATGTTACGTCGACCTACCATGCCGGTACGCAGTAAAGAAACGAATAAAAGTGTCTGGGCATTATTACGTCATTTACATTTCAATTATCACTCAGTGATGGGATCGGATGATCCGGTAAGTACATTAAAGACGATGTTTGAGCTTTATAACTTTAATCAAAGCTCTTTGAATCAACTTTACATTGATGCGCTTGTTGGGCTCAAGCAAGAGAAAGTCGTTGCCCCTATATATGTGTCAGGTAAAGCGTGTTTTGCCTATGGCACTAAAATTATTGTCACTTTAGATTCAGCCAGTGTGAGTGCTGGCCTGTGCTTGTTCAGTCATTTATTGGATCATTTTTTTGCATTTTTTGCTGGTTTCAACAGTTTTACCCAAGTTGACATTCGTCTTGAAGGCGGAGAAGAAGTGTATCGATCGTTTCCAAGGAGAAGTGGATGCAAGAGTCTACTTTAG
- a CDS encoding type VI secretion system baseplate subunit TssG — protein sequence MQESTLARLNNTFNRVALDKAWQCFKRNAANSGQTPDVRFSAEFLPAYYHSEMTRVYENTVGEYVLKTSISGLSGNDGVMPRAIYRQVMHTKLDLGDEAPSDFLDTFNNRYFRLYCQVEQKNDLSSQLEEETFFWNQQQLSMTDMLSSLSGCTEEASGLPKERMIQYSGLMGMKLTCPITLKAILEDFFEVRFEVEGYGLEYQPVTPCSLTRLGKKTNSSRLGAGAMLGKMTPMLSQKLNIFIFPLDYQHSENIRSNNKMMLALDDLVKSYMGEDTDYRLHMKINSQLLPRVCLTSDPRSALKVGQSAWMKAQSDVEQAVAMPLSLS from the coding sequence ATGCAAGAGTCTACTTTAGCGAGGCTAAATAACACGTTTAACCGTGTTGCTTTAGATAAGGCTTGGCAATGTTTTAAGCGTAATGCGGCAAACTCTGGACAAACTCCAGATGTACGTTTTAGTGCTGAATTTCTGCCAGCTTATTATCACAGTGAAATGACAAGGGTTTATGAAAATACAGTTGGTGAGTATGTACTTAAAACCTCTATAAGTGGTTTATCGGGCAATGATGGTGTCATGCCTAGGGCTATTTATCGTCAGGTCATGCACACCAAGCTTGATTTAGGAGATGAAGCACCTAGTGATTTTCTCGACACATTTAATAACCGTTATTTTCGTCTTTATTGTCAAGTTGAACAGAAGAATGACTTAAGTTCCCAGCTTGAAGAAGAGACATTTTTCTGGAATCAGCAGCAATTATCGATGACTGATATGTTAAGCAGTTTGAGCGGCTGCACTGAAGAAGCTAGCGGACTGCCCAAAGAGCGGATGATTCAGTATTCAGGTTTAATGGGGATGAAGCTGACTTGTCCAATTACCTTAAAAGCAATTTTGGAAGATTTCTTTGAAGTCCGTTTTGAGGTCGAGGGTTACGGACTTGAATATCAACCGGTAACACCTTGTTCATTGACACGATTAGGAAAAAAAACAAACAGCTCTCGTCTAGGGGCTGGGGCGATGTTAGGCAAGATGACGCCGATGTTAAGCCAGAAATTGAATATTTTCATCTTTCCGCTTGATTATCAGCATTCTGAAAATATTCGTTCCAATAACAAAATGATGCTTGCTCTAGATGATTTGGTGAAAAGTTATATGGGAGAGGATACGGACTATAGGCTACATATGAAGATTAACAGCCAGTTGTTACCTCGCGTTTGCTTAACCAGTGATCCCCGCAGCGCTCTGAAAGTGGGTCAATCTGCATGGATGAAAGCTCAATCTGACGTCGAGCAAGCTGTGGCAATGCCACTGTCTTTAAGTTAG
- a CDS encoding AAA family ATPase — MIRWKLEGALVTDIFELQTSLEKQLLSKGGVSLQEEKAILVEKMTELSCLQGDDPLVQPLVTQSVIAEVISLWTGIPVGNMVAHEVESLMNLEQHIGERVIGQVAPITEIAKAIRMSRAGLTDPRKPVGVFLMCGPSGVGKTETALALTDLLYGGERNITTINMTEFKEQHKVSMLLGSPAGYVGYGKGGVLTEAVRKNPYSVLLLDEIEKAHPGVHDIFYQIFDKGTISDAEGRAIDFRHTIIIMTSNVADSVVVQACVKQRPDIDQLTQAILPELQRFFKPAFLGRATIVPYFPLNKEEMSNIAHLSLKRIENSLRDRYGASFECSSDVIELLVNMNRSPETGARAIEQLINRQLVPELANQCIVRMSLSQAINTVQISVDDEQFVITIL; from the coding sequence TTGATTCGTTGGAAGTTAGAAGGGGCTTTAGTTACTGACATTTTCGAACTGCAAACGAGCTTAGAAAAGCAACTCCTGTCAAAAGGAGGCGTATCACTACAGGAAGAAAAAGCCATTTTGGTAGAGAAAATGACCGAGCTTTCCTGTTTGCAGGGGGATGATCCTCTAGTTCAACCTCTTGTTACACAAAGCGTTATTGCAGAAGTTATTTCATTATGGACAGGGATCCCTGTGGGAAACATGGTGGCACATGAGGTTGAGAGCCTGATGAATCTTGAGCAACATATTGGTGAGAGGGTCATTGGTCAAGTGGCGCCGATTACTGAAATAGCTAAGGCGATCCGTATGTCCCGTGCGGGTTTAACGGATCCACGTAAACCAGTCGGTGTTTTTCTTATGTGTGGCCCCAGTGGGGTTGGCAAGACAGAGACCGCTTTGGCCTTGACTGACTTGCTATATGGTGGGGAGCGTAACATTACGACCATTAATATGACCGAATTTAAGGAACAACATAAAGTCTCTATGTTGTTGGGGTCGCCCGCTGGTTATGTTGGCTACGGTAAAGGCGGAGTGCTCACAGAAGCTGTACGTAAAAACCCTTACTCAGTGCTACTTCTGGATGAAATAGAGAAAGCTCATCCGGGAGTTCATGACATTTTTTATCAGATTTTCGATAAAGGTACCATTTCGGATGCAGAAGGGCGCGCTATCGATTTTAGACACACGATTATTATTATGACTTCTAATGTTGCAGATAGTGTTGTCGTGCAGGCATGCGTAAAACAAAGGCCTGATATCGATCAATTGACGCAGGCTATTTTACCTGAGTTGCAGCGTTTTTTTAAACCAGCGTTTCTGGGACGAGCAACGATCGTACCTTATTTCCCATTAAATAAAGAGGAAATGAGCAACATCGCTCACCTATCACTTAAACGTATCGAAAATAGCTTAAGAGATCGTTATGGCGCGAGTTTTGAGTGCAGCTCCGATGTGATTGAACTGTTAGTTAACATGAATCGGTCACCGGAAACAGGAGCAAGGGCAATCGAGCAGCTTATTAATCGTCAACTTGTTCCTGAGCTTGCCAATCAGTGTATTGTGCGCATGAGTCTGTCGCAAGCCATTAATACAGTGCAAATTTCAGTGGATGATGAGCAATTTGTCATCACTATTTTGTAG